A single window of Nocardioides baekrokdamisoli DNA harbors:
- a CDS encoding DinB family protein: MSEPYDEIEPDTKDWTWVVTEPCAECGFVAAAVDVAHLGAHLRETTAAFLPYLAVDDAVARPDARTWSVLEYGCHLRDVHRIFSMRVTRMVTEDEPHFANWDQDETAREERYDLQTPGVVALELAESADDVAWIYESVPVGAWDRRGIRSNGSVFTVDSIGRYHLHDVVHHLWDVSGVRWGSDEGH, translated from the coding sequence ATGAGCGAGCCGTACGACGAGATCGAGCCGGACACCAAGGACTGGACCTGGGTGGTCACGGAGCCCTGCGCCGAGTGCGGTTTCGTCGCCGCCGCGGTGGACGTCGCCCATCTGGGCGCACACCTGCGGGAGACGACTGCCGCATTCCTCCCCTATCTGGCCGTCGACGATGCAGTCGCTCGTCCTGACGCCCGGACCTGGTCGGTCCTCGAGTACGGCTGCCACCTGCGCGACGTCCATCGGATCTTCTCGATGCGCGTGACCCGGATGGTCACTGAGGACGAGCCGCATTTCGCGAACTGGGACCAGGACGAGACCGCCCGCGAGGAGCGGTACGACCTCCAGACCCCCGGTGTCGTTGCGCTCGAGCTCGCTGAGAGCGCCGACGACGTTGCGTGGATCTATGAGTCGGTCCCGGTCGGCGCGTGGGATCGGCGCGGGATCAGGTCGAACGGAAGCGTGTTCACCGTCGACTCCATCGGTCGGTATCACCTGCACGACGTCGTCCACCACCTCTGGGATGTCAGTGGCGTCCGGTGGGGCAGCGATGAGGGTCACTGA
- a CDS encoding DUF3046 domain-containing protein: protein MRVTEFWSRMEEALGGAYAGVWASQHVIAELGGLTVQQALASGEQPKYVWRAVHETLGLPANQR, encoded by the coding sequence ATGAGGGTCACTGAGTTCTGGTCCCGCATGGAGGAGGCTCTCGGTGGCGCGTACGCCGGTGTCTGGGCGTCGCAGCACGTGATCGCCGAGCTCGGCGGACTCACGGTCCAGCAGGCGCTGGCGTCGGGCGAGCAGCCGAAGTACGTCTGGCGCGCGGTCCACGAGACCCTCGGTCTCCCCGCGAACCAGCGCTGA
- the recA gene encoding recombinase RecA has protein sequence MMAGGDREKALDVALANIEKQFGKGSVMRLGDDTRAPLEVIPTGSVALDIALGIGGLPRGRVVEIYGPESSGKTTVALHAVANAQRAGGVVAFIDAEHALDPDYAKALGVDTDALLVSQPDSGEQALEIADMLIRSGALDLIVIDSVAALVPRAEIEGEMGDSHVGLQARLMSQALRKMTGALNNSNTTMIFINQLREKIGVMFGSPETTTGGRALKFYSSVRLDVRRIETLKDGTDMVGNRTRVKVVKNKVAPPFKQAEFDIMYGKGISREGGLIDVGVDAGLVRKAGAWFTYEGDQLGQGKENARNFLRDNPDLANELEKKILEKLGIGATLDAPAEVAAQPAGVEDF, from the coding sequence ATCATGGCTGGTGGAGACCGCGAGAAGGCGCTCGACGTAGCGCTCGCAAACATTGAGAAGCAGTTCGGCAAGGGCTCGGTCATGCGGCTGGGCGATGACACCCGTGCTCCGCTGGAGGTCATCCCGACCGGATCGGTCGCCCTCGACATCGCGCTCGGCATCGGCGGCCTTCCGCGCGGCCGTGTCGTCGAGATCTACGGTCCCGAGTCCTCCGGCAAGACGACCGTTGCGCTGCACGCGGTCGCCAACGCCCAGCGAGCCGGCGGCGTGGTCGCCTTCATCGACGCAGAGCACGCGCTCGACCCCGACTATGCGAAGGCGCTGGGCGTCGACACCGACGCCCTCCTGGTCAGCCAGCCGGACAGCGGTGAGCAGGCGCTCGAGATCGCCGACATGCTGATCCGCTCCGGCGCCCTCGACCTGATCGTCATCGACTCCGTTGCGGCGCTCGTGCCGCGCGCCGAGATCGAGGGTGAGATGGGTGACAGTCACGTCGGTCTGCAGGCGCGACTCATGTCGCAGGCGCTGCGCAAGATGACCGGTGCGCTCAACAACTCGAACACCACCATGATCTTCATCAACCAGCTTCGCGAGAAGATCGGTGTCATGTTCGGGTCGCCGGAGACGACGACCGGTGGTCGTGCGCTGAAGTTCTACTCCTCGGTCCGTCTCGATGTGCGTCGCATCGAGACGCTGAAGGACGGCACCGACATGGTCGGCAACCGCACCCGCGTCAAGGTCGTGAAGAACAAGGTCGCGCCGCCGTTCAAGCAGGCCGAGTTCGACATCATGTACGGCAAGGGCATCAGCCGCGAAGGCGGCCTGATCGACGTCGGTGTCGACGCAGGGCTGGTCCGCAAGGCCGGCGCGTGGTTCACGTACGAAGGGGACCAGCTCGGTCAGGGCAAGGAGAACGCCCGCAACTTCCTGCGCGACAACCCGGACCTGGCCAACGAACTCGAGAAGAAGATCCTCGAGAAGCTCGGCATCGGTGCGACGTTGGACGCGCCTGCCGAGGTTGCCGCCCAGCCGGCAGGCGTCGAGGACTTCTGA
- a CDS encoding regulatory protein RecX: MADSSAASSGPEWFGDAAAGVDAWLASARNADLTHARPAVIGRSRAAEEKLPEDPARVLPEADAEAVARKILLDQLTGQARSRHELAGKLAKKNVPTEIATALLDRFEEVGLIDDAAFARLWIESRGSQGRGLASRALAQELRRKGIDDEVARHALEEVDRDAERDAANDLVRRKLRSMTALDDQVKTRRLVGMLARKGYSPGLAFAVVREELGAAAVGDLPDSGL; encoded by the coding sequence GTGGCTGACTCGTCAGCGGCGTCGTCCGGACCTGAGTGGTTCGGCGACGCCGCCGCGGGCGTTGACGCCTGGCTGGCGTCAGCCCGCAACGCCGACCTCACTCATGCCCGGCCAGCCGTGATCGGCAGGTCGCGGGCAGCGGAGGAGAAACTTCCCGAGGACCCGGCGCGAGTGCTGCCGGAAGCAGACGCGGAAGCCGTCGCCCGCAAGATCCTTCTCGACCAACTGACCGGTCAGGCTCGGTCACGCCACGAATTGGCCGGCAAGTTGGCGAAGAAGAACGTGCCGACCGAGATTGCCACGGCCTTGCTGGACCGGTTCGAAGAGGTGGGGCTGATCGATGATGCGGCCTTCGCCCGCTTGTGGATCGAGAGTCGTGGCAGTCAGGGCAGAGGTCTGGCGAGTCGTGCGCTGGCGCAGGAGCTGCGCAGGAAGGGCATCGACGACGAGGTCGCCCGTCATGCACTCGAAGAGGTCGACAGGGACGCCGAACGTGACGCCGCGAACGACCTGGTACGTCGGAAGTTGCGATCGATGACGGCCCTGGACGACCAGGTGAAGACCCGTCGCCTCGTCGGGATGCTGGCCCGGAAGGGGTACTCGCCCGGTCTTGCGTTCGCAGTCGTACGCGAGGAACTCGGTGCCGCCGCCGTCGGCGACCTGCCAGACTCTGGCCTGTGA
- a CDS encoding HipA family kinase, producing the protein MNSAASPGTATGLERVRVTRYVTPLREGGSLPGIVEGADLGTYVCKFRGAGQGVRVLVAEVIASGIARALRIATPRLVELDLDPAIARYEADEEVQDLLRASVGSNLGIDFLPGAFGFDGAGQVDAQDAAAILWLDAFIANVDRSFRNPNLLVWGGRLWAIDHGASLYFHHGWSGGVTDPQRFADLAWSADDHVLREYLPQLAETDARLRPMLDEQMLIDIVGEIPEEWLEPVPGAETTEDVRSAYVYFLTARLASRAWLPEVTA; encoded by the coding sequence GTGAACTCTGCGGCATCCCCAGGCACCGCCACCGGGCTGGAGCGCGTACGCGTGACTCGGTATGTGACGCCGCTTCGCGAGGGCGGCAGCCTCCCCGGCATCGTCGAGGGCGCTGACCTCGGGACCTACGTCTGCAAGTTCCGGGGAGCAGGCCAAGGTGTTCGGGTGCTGGTCGCTGAGGTCATCGCGAGCGGCATCGCGCGGGCACTCCGCATCGCCACACCGCGGTTGGTGGAGTTGGATCTGGATCCCGCGATCGCGCGCTATGAAGCTGACGAAGAGGTCCAGGACCTCCTGCGTGCGTCGGTAGGCAGCAACCTGGGCATCGACTTCCTTCCAGGTGCGTTCGGCTTCGACGGGGCCGGACAGGTGGACGCGCAGGACGCGGCCGCCATCCTGTGGCTCGATGCGTTCATCGCCAATGTCGATCGCAGCTTCCGCAACCCGAATCTGCTGGTGTGGGGCGGTCGGCTGTGGGCGATCGACCACGGCGCAAGTCTCTACTTCCATCACGGCTGGTCCGGCGGCGTGACCGATCCGCAGCGATTTGCTGACCTCGCGTGGTCGGCGGACGACCACGTCCTCCGTGAGTACCTGCCACAACTGGCCGAGACCGATGCGCGGCTCCGGCCGATGCTCGACGAGCAGATGCTGATCGACATCGTGGGAGAGATCCCGGAGGAATGGCTCGAGCCGGTGCCTGGGGCCGAGACGACGGAGGACGTGCGGAGTGCGTACGTGTACTTCCTGACCGCTCGGCTGGCGAGCCGGGCGTGGCTCCCTGAGGTCACCGCATGA
- a CDS encoding DUF3037 domain-containing protein: MSPYQYVTLRCVPRPDREEFLNVGVVLFCEDEQFLGVASELDEERVRAFAPDLDIARLRDSLQAIRRVCAGSAHHGYEIGVRATAYGTRQLADTPSARFGLLKAPRSTVLQPGPVHGGMTDDAQAELQHLLGRLVG, translated from the coding sequence ATGAGTCCGTACCAGTACGTGACCCTGAGGTGCGTACCGCGGCCGGATCGCGAGGAGTTCCTCAACGTGGGAGTCGTGCTGTTCTGCGAGGACGAGCAGTTCCTCGGGGTTGCCTCGGAACTGGACGAGGAGCGGGTCCGAGCGTTCGCTCCCGACCTGGACATCGCCCGGCTTCGTGATTCGCTGCAGGCGATCCGTCGGGTATGCGCCGGCTCGGCACACCATGGCTACGAGATCGGCGTGCGGGCGACCGCGTACGGCACCCGGCAACTGGCGGATACTCCGTCGGCTCGCTTCGGCCTGCTCAAGGCGCCCCGCAGCACGGTTCTGCAGCCTGGTCCCGTGCACGGCGGCATGACCGACGATGCCCAGGCCGAGTTGCAACACCTGCTCGGTCGCCTCGTCGGCTGA
- a CDS encoding 1-acyl-sn-glycerol-3-phosphate acyltransferase, producing the protein MRIRPAIARFLLRVTGWKLVGTLPPRGIFVGAPHTSNWDWVVMLLIVWSNRTQPQALIKQEFFSGPFGPILRATGGVPLDRANPGETVRALLKAAEGADEFQLTLAAEGTRSKGEYWKSGFYRIAQQTGLPIVLGFVDGPTRTLGVGPSIVPSGDVVADMDRIRAFYADKRGIRPENRTEPRLREEADRSL; encoded by the coding sequence ATGAGGATCCGACCCGCCATCGCCCGCTTCCTACTCAGGGTGACGGGGTGGAAGTTGGTCGGCACCCTCCCGCCACGAGGCATCTTCGTGGGCGCGCCACACACCTCCAACTGGGACTGGGTGGTGATGCTGCTGATCGTGTGGAGCAATCGCACCCAACCGCAGGCGCTGATCAAGCAGGAGTTCTTCTCCGGGCCGTTCGGACCGATCCTGCGCGCCACGGGCGGCGTTCCGTTGGACCGCGCGAACCCGGGCGAGACCGTACGGGCGCTCCTGAAGGCAGCGGAGGGCGCAGACGAGTTCCAGTTGACCCTCGCGGCTGAAGGCACCCGCAGCAAGGGCGAGTACTGGAAGTCGGGCTTCTACCGGATCGCACAGCAGACCGGCCTGCCGATCGTCCTGGGATTCGTCGACGGTCCGACGCGTACGCTCGGAGTCGGGCCGAGCATCGTCCCGTCGGGCGACGTCGTGGCCGACATGGACCGCATCCGCGCCTTCTATGCCGACAAGCGGGGGATACGCCCGGAGAACCGGACGGAGCCCCGCCTCCGCGAGGAAGCCGACCGTTCGCTCTGA
- a CDS encoding sirohydrochlorin chelatase: MTAPALVALAHGSRDPRAAQTIQALIAELRSQRPDLTIEGAYLDLAKPSFATVIDRLAKKGHEEIVVVPLLLTEAFHATVDVPTVIETALAAHPHLQIRVTDVLGLEPRFLEVLDERLRAALSAARVRELDALVLASAGSADPLVTQAVARLARIWGTHHKLPVVAAYAATTPPATGEAVRAFRGEGRRHIAVASLFLAPGKLADVAAELALEAGAVAVSEPLGAHPEVARTILARFAVGAVELVPV; the protein is encoded by the coding sequence ATGACAGCACCGGCTCTCGTAGCACTGGCTCACGGCTCGCGTGACCCTCGCGCTGCCCAGACGATCCAGGCGCTCATCGCCGAACTTCGTTCGCAGCGACCGGATCTGACCATCGAGGGCGCGTACCTCGACCTCGCCAAGCCTTCCTTCGCCACGGTCATCGACCGGCTGGCGAAGAAGGGTCACGAGGAGATCGTGGTCGTCCCGCTGCTGCTCACGGAGGCGTTCCACGCCACCGTCGACGTTCCCACGGTCATCGAGACGGCGCTCGCCGCGCACCCGCACCTGCAGATCCGGGTCACCGACGTGCTCGGTCTCGAGCCGCGCTTCCTCGAAGTTCTCGACGAGCGACTCCGTGCCGCCCTGTCAGCGGCCCGCGTACGCGAACTCGACGCACTGGTGCTCGCGTCAGCGGGATCGGCCGATCCGCTCGTCACCCAGGCCGTCGCCCGACTGGCACGCATCTGGGGAACGCACCACAAGCTGCCCGTCGTAGCCGCGTACGCAGCCACGACGCCGCCGGCGACGGGTGAGGCGGTACGCGCGTTCCGCGGCGAGGGACGTCGCCACATCGCGGTCGCCTCCCTCTTCCTCGCGCCGGGCAAGCTCGCCGATGTCGCGGCAGAGCTCGCCCTCGAGGCCGGTGCGGTGGCCGTGTCGGAGCCGCTCGGCGCTCACCCCGAGGTGGCCCGGACCATCCTGGCGCGCTTCGCCGTCGGCGCAGTCGAACTGGTCCCTGTCTGA
- a CDS encoding phosphoadenylyl-sulfate reductase: MTTTAATELARAARGTEASGRTPEELRELVSIWAAELEAAPASAIIEWAAGTFGDRFAVASSMGDAVVADLASKAVPGIDLLFLDTGYHFIETIGTRDAVAATMPVTLINITPRQTVAEQDAEYGKDLFNRDTDLCCKLRKVDPLNAALGNYDAWATGLRRAETRNRVIAPVLDWDAKRQKVKVSPIARWSDDDIERYIAENGILVNPLAYDGYPSIGCEPCTRRVAPGEDPRSGRWAGSNKTECGIHT; this comes from the coding sequence ATGACAACCACTGCCGCCACCGAACTGGCTCGCGCTGCCCGTGGCACGGAGGCTTCCGGGCGTACCCCTGAGGAACTGCGCGAACTGGTGTCCATCTGGGCCGCAGAGCTCGAGGCGGCACCGGCATCGGCCATCATCGAATGGGCCGCCGGGACGTTCGGCGACAGGTTCGCGGTGGCGTCATCGATGGGCGATGCCGTGGTGGCCGATCTTGCCTCCAAGGCGGTCCCCGGGATCGATCTGCTGTTCCTGGACACCGGCTATCACTTCATCGAGACGATCGGCACCCGCGATGCAGTGGCGGCCACGATGCCGGTGACGCTGATCAACATCACCCCGCGCCAGACGGTCGCCGAGCAGGACGCCGAGTACGGCAAGGACCTGTTCAACCGTGACACGGACCTGTGCTGCAAGCTGCGGAAGGTCGACCCGCTCAATGCCGCCCTCGGCAACTACGACGCCTGGGCCACGGGCCTGCGTCGTGCGGAGACCCGCAACCGTGTCATCGCTCCGGTGCTGGACTGGGATGCCAAGCGCCAGAAGGTGAAGGTGTCCCCCATCGCACGCTGGAGCGACGACGACATCGAGCGTTACATCGCCGAGAACGGAATCCTCGTCAACCCGCTGGCCTACGACGGCTACCCGTCGATCGGTTGCGAGCCGTGCACCCGCCGTGTCGCTCCGGGTGAGGACCCGCGCAGCGGCCGCTGGGCTGGCTCCAACAAGACCGAATGCGGCATCCACACCTGA
- a CDS encoding nitrite/sulfite reductase, whose product MADRRYKPDFAKFTQIPRPKRGEGQWALGYTEPLNKNEQSKKDDDPLNVRGRIIATYSKKGFDSIDPADLRGRFRWMGLYTQRKPGIDGGKTAILEEEELDDRYFMMRVRTDGALLSPAAVRALGEIGRDHARDTADVTDRENIQYHWIEIEDVPTIWDKLDSVGLQSLEACGDSPRPFLGSPVAGIAADEIIDGTSALEEIKRRYLGDPAFSNFPRKFKTSLTGHPSHDTAPEINDVAFVGTVHPEHGPGFDVWVGGGLSVNPHFAGKLGVWIPLDEVADVWAGVAGIFRDYGYRRLRSKARLKFLVADWGVEKFREVLEKEYLGKELVSLESPASPLGHRDHIGVHDQKDGKKYVGIAPTVGRVSGTLLLALADVMDKHGVAGARLTPYQKIVLIGVEATVVDALLDDLDVVGLSARPSNWRRNTMACTGIEFCKLAIVDTKQRSFDLINELEKRFPGLDTPITVNVNGCPNACARTQSADIGLKGQLVLDDEGNQVEGFQVHLGGALGAQANFGRKLRAHKVTSKGLDDYVTALVTNYLAQREAGETFTTWVLRADEEFVRGDVVLETTS is encoded by the coding sequence ATGGCTGATCGCCGCTACAAGCCCGACTTTGCGAAGTTCACGCAGATCCCCCGCCCCAAGCGCGGTGAGGGTCAGTGGGCTCTCGGCTACACAGAGCCGCTCAACAAGAACGAGCAGTCCAAGAAGGACGACGACCCGCTGAACGTACGTGGCCGCATCATCGCCACGTACTCGAAGAAGGGGTTCGACTCGATCGACCCCGCCGACCTGCGAGGCCGCTTCCGGTGGATGGGTCTCTACACCCAGCGCAAGCCCGGGATCGACGGCGGCAAGACGGCCATCCTCGAAGAGGAGGAGCTGGACGACCGCTACTTCATGATGCGCGTACGCACCGACGGCGCGCTGCTGTCGCCCGCTGCTGTCCGCGCGCTGGGTGAGATCGGTCGCGATCATGCCCGTGACACCGCAGACGTCACCGACCGCGAGAACATCCAGTACCACTGGATCGAGATCGAGGACGTCCCGACGATCTGGGACAAGCTCGACTCCGTGGGCCTCCAGTCGCTCGAAGCCTGCGGTGACTCGCCGCGTCCGTTCCTGGGCTCCCCTGTCGCTGGCATCGCTGCCGACGAGATCATCGACGGCACCTCGGCGCTCGAGGAGATCAAGCGGCGCTACCTCGGCGACCCGGCGTTCTCGAACTTCCCCCGCAAGTTCAAGACCTCGCTGACGGGCCACCCGTCGCACGACACCGCCCCGGAGATCAACGACGTGGCGTTCGTCGGCACCGTGCACCCTGAGCACGGCCCCGGCTTCGACGTCTGGGTCGGCGGAGGACTCTCGGTCAACCCGCACTTCGCCGGCAAGTTGGGCGTCTGGATCCCGCTCGATGAGGTTGCGGACGTCTGGGCTGGTGTCGCCGGCATCTTCCGCGACTACGGCTACCGCCGTCTGCGCTCCAAGGCGCGTCTGAAGTTCCTGGTCGCCGACTGGGGCGTGGAGAAGTTCCGCGAGGTGCTCGAGAAGGAGTACCTCGGCAAGGAACTGGTCTCGCTCGAGTCGCCGGCCTCGCCGCTGGGTCACCGCGATCACATCGGCGTGCACGACCAGAAGGACGGCAAGAAGTACGTCGGCATCGCGCCGACGGTCGGCCGCGTCTCGGGGACGCTGCTGCTGGCCCTCGCCGACGTCATGGACAAGCACGGCGTCGCCGGAGCCCGGCTCACGCCGTACCAGAAGATCGTCCTGATCGGGGTCGAGGCGACGGTGGTCGACGCCCTGCTCGACGATCTCGACGTCGTCGGCCTGTCGGCACGCCCGTCCAACTGGCGCCGCAACACGATGGCCTGCACCGGCATCGAGTTCTGCAAGCTGGCGATCGTCGACACCAAGCAGCGCTCGTTCGACCTGATCAACGAGCTCGAGAAGCGCTTCCCGGGCCTCGACACCCCGATCACTGTCAACGTGAACGGCTGCCCGAACGCCTGCGCACGTACGCAGTCCGCGGACATCGGCCTCAAGGGCCAGCTCGTTCTCGATGACGAAGGCAACCAGGTCGAGGGCTTCCAGGTGCACCTCGGCGGTGCGCTGGGTGCCCAGGCGAACTTCGGTCGCAAGCTCCGTGCGCACAAGGTGACCAGCAAGGGCCTGGACGACTACGTGACGGCTCTGGTCACCAATTACCTCGCCCAGCGCGAAGCCGGCGAGACCTTCACCACGTGGGTGCTGCGCGCCGATGAGGAATTTGTGCGGGGCGATGTGGTGTTGGAGACGACATCATGA
- a CDS encoding glycine hydroxymethyltransferase, with protein sequence MADVSALTSSAYSQALEVIASVEPRIAEATRQELADQRGSLKLIASENYASPAVLMTMGTWFSDKYAEGTVGHRFYAGCQNVDTVETIASEHAKELFGAEYAYVQPHSGIDANLTAYWAILAHRVEGPWLQNAGVKNMNDLSEADWEKLRNELGNQRLLGMSLDAGGHLTHGFRPNISGKMFHQNQYGTDPVTGLLDYDAVAKKVKEFKPLILVAGYSAYPRRVNFAKMREIADSVGATLMVDMAHFAGLVAGKVFTGEENPVPYAHVVTSTSHKSLRGPRGGFILATEEYAPSVDRGCPMVLGGPLSHVMAAKAVAFAEAKTESFQTYAQNVADNAQSLAGGFLSRGAKLVTGGTDNHIVLLDVTSFGLTGRQAESALLDAGVVTNRNSVPSDPNGAWYTSGIRFGTPALTTRGFGHDEFDKVAELVVDVLKNTTPNATKDGAASKATYTLADGVAARTKGASAEMLDKNPLYPGLELS encoded by the coding sequence ATGGCTGACGTCTCCGCACTGACCAGTTCCGCGTACTCCCAGGCACTCGAGGTCATCGCCTCGGTCGAGCCGCGCATCGCCGAGGCGACGCGCCAGGAGCTCGCCGACCAGCGCGGCTCGCTCAAGCTCATCGCGTCGGAGAACTACGCCTCGCCGGCCGTGCTGATGACCATGGGCACCTGGTTCTCCGACAAGTACGCCGAGGGCACCGTCGGTCACCGCTTCTACGCCGGCTGCCAGAACGTCGACACCGTCGAGACGATCGCATCGGAGCACGCCAAGGAGCTGTTCGGCGCCGAGTACGCCTACGTGCAGCCCCATTCGGGCATCGACGCGAACCTGACGGCCTACTGGGCGATCCTGGCGCACCGCGTCGAGGGCCCGTGGTTGCAGAACGCCGGCGTCAAGAACATGAACGACCTCAGTGAGGCCGACTGGGAGAAGCTCCGCAACGAGCTCGGCAACCAGCGCCTGCTCGGCATGAGCCTCGACGCGGGTGGGCACCTCACCCACGGCTTCCGCCCCAACATCAGCGGCAAGATGTTCCACCAGAACCAGTACGGCACCGACCCCGTGACGGGCCTGCTCGACTACGACGCCGTCGCCAAGAAGGTCAAGGAGTTCAAGCCGCTCATCCTCGTTGCCGGTTACTCCGCGTACCCGCGCCGCGTGAACTTCGCCAAGATGCGCGAGATCGCCGACTCGGTCGGGGCGACCCTGATGGTCGACATGGCGCACTTCGCCGGGCTCGTCGCCGGCAAGGTCTTCACCGGTGAGGAGAACCCGGTCCCGTACGCGCACGTCGTCACCTCGACCTCGCACAAGTCGCTCCGTGGTCCGCGCGGCGGCTTCATCCTCGCCACCGAGGAGTACGCCCCGTCCGTCGACCGTGGCTGCCCGATGGTGCTCGGCGGTCCGCTCTCGCACGTGATGGCTGCCAAGGCGGTTGCCTTCGCCGAGGCGAAGACCGAGTCGTTCCAGACGTACGCGCAGAACGTCGCCGACAACGCCCAGTCGCTGGCCGGCGGCTTCCTGTCGCGCGGCGCGAAGCTCGTGACCGGCGGCACCGACAACCACATCGTGCTGCTCGACGTCACCTCCTTCGGCCTCACCGGTCGTCAAGCCGAGTCGGCGCTGCTCGACGCCGGCGTCGTCACCAACCGCAACTCGGTCCCGTCCGACCCGAATGGTGCCTGGTACACCTCCGGCATCCGCTTCGGCACGCCCGCGCTCACCACCCGCGGCTTCGGCCACGACGAGTTCGACAAGGTCGCCGAGCTCGTCGTCGACGTCCTGAAGAACACCACCCCGAACGCCACCAAGGACGGGGCCGCGTCCAAGGCCACCTACACGCTGGCGGACGGAGTCGCAGCGCGTACAAAGGGTGCCTCGGCGGAGATGCTGGACAAGAACCCCCTCTACCCGGGCCTCGAGCTCAGCTGA
- a CDS encoding HpcH/HpaI aldolase/citrate lyase family protein, translating into MNHSADLTDRRAVREKDRVDAAHARSWQLVNALWADQYDAAQLGRADAVILDIEDAVDDSKKDLAREYVVEWLGGGGTAWVRINDVTTDAWRADVEALAGLTGLAGVVLAKAESAASVTETFRALGGTTPVTALVESALGVEEAVGIARAEGAFRLAFGGGDYRKDTGAENTPLAMAYPRSRLVVASKIGGLTGPIDTPTVSSTHGVIREQCADGVSMGMTGKLCLDGEQPVVINESMSPTSADVAWAVGFVESFEAGGRVIRDGSDKPRLARAEMILLRADYFRISLG; encoded by the coding sequence ATGAACCACAGCGCCGACCTGACCGACCGCCGAGCCGTACGGGAGAAGGATCGGGTCGACGCTGCGCACGCACGCAGTTGGCAACTCGTGAACGCGCTGTGGGCCGACCAGTACGACGCGGCGCAGTTGGGTCGGGCGGACGCGGTGATCCTCGACATCGAGGACGCGGTCGACGACTCGAAGAAGGACCTGGCTCGCGAGTACGTCGTGGAATGGTTGGGCGGGGGAGGCACTGCCTGGGTCCGGATCAATGACGTCACGACCGATGCCTGGCGCGCCGATGTCGAGGCGTTGGCCGGCCTGACTGGGTTGGCGGGCGTCGTACTGGCCAAGGCCGAGTCCGCCGCGAGCGTCACGGAGACGTTCCGAGCCTTGGGCGGAACCACGCCGGTGACCGCACTCGTCGAGTCTGCGCTCGGTGTGGAGGAAGCGGTCGGGATCGCCCGGGCGGAGGGAGCCTTCCGGCTCGCTTTCGGGGGCGGCGACTACCGCAAGGACACCGGGGCCGAGAACACGCCGCTCGCGATGGCGTACCCGCGCAGCCGCCTGGTGGTGGCCTCGAAGATCGGCGGTCTGACGGGCCCGATCGACACTCCCACGGTGTCCTCGACCCACGGCGTCATTCGCGAACAGTGCGCGGACGGGGTCTCCATGGGCATGACCGGCAAGTTGTGCCTGGACGGTGAGCAGCCCGTCGTGATCAATGAGTCGATGAGCCCGACCTCGGCGGACGTCGCCTGGGCAGTCGGTTTCGTGGAGTCGTTCGAGGCCGGCGGGCGTGTCATCCGGGACGGGTCCGACAAGCCCCGTCTTGCTCGTGCCGAGATGATCCTGCTGCGGGCCGACTACTTCCGCATCTCTCTCGGCTGA